The sequence CCGGCGACGTAATTGAAGTTGGCGCCCCCGCGCCCCATCCACGAGTCGTTGTAAACTCTTTCGAGCAAATAATCGTGCCGGGCCTGGATAGCCGGCAGCACGCTCTTGTCACCGGTTTTCAGATAGTATTCGCAGATGGCGATGCCGGTGTAACCGATGGGCCAGGGGAAGCCCGGATTATCACCGTCCAACTTACCGCTGAAGCGCTGGCGCACCGCTTCCAGGTCCTGCGGGTCGCCGGTCGAGAGGAGGAAGAGAGCGGCACCCCAGCCCCAGTTATCCGCTTCCCGCAGGTATTGAGCCATGTTCTTGACGATAGCTTCCGACTTGGCGCAGTTCATTGGCCAAGTGTCGCTGTAGCTGCCGAGGACGGGGATCCTGAATTCAATGGGGGACGCTTCGGCCTTCGGCTTGTCTTTTACCATGAGGCGGACCACGCCATCGCTGGCTTCGATTTCGGTGATCAGATTCCCCAACTGGACACGAGGGTCGATATCCTTCAGCACCTCACCGTTGATCGATTCGATGATCTGCCCCTTCCTGAGCTTGCCCGTTTTGGCGGCGGGAGAACCCTCTTCCACATTGCTGATGTGCATGGTGAAGTTGGGCTTACGCAGTTCCAGTCCGAGCCCGATGGGACCGAGGCGACCAATGGTGTTGGTCGGAGCATTGGGATCGGGCGTGAAGTGAAAGAGCGGGTCCTCGGTATAGTATTTGTCTTTAGCCTGAGCGAGGCCGGAGCCGAGGCTGATTGCGAGGATTGCAAGTAGAATACGGTTCATTGAATGACGCGGGGGATAACGATTTCGGTTCACCTAAAAGGTGCCCATGAGTGCGTGGATACAAGCCGCCGCCTAAATCGATGCCAATAACACAATATAGTAAAGGACGGCACAATGCTGTCCTTATATGGGTAGGTTTTAAGCCTCTACAGCGATGGGCCGATAGCCTGACTGCTCCACCTGTGAGAGTAGTTTCGCTTCGTCCACTTCCACACCGAGCCCAGGGCCGGTCGGGCAGTGCATTTTGCCACCTTCATCGGAGATCGGTTCCTTAAGAATACTGGCGGTAAGAAACTGTGGCCCGTTCAGCGCGGCCGGTTTCTTTAGGCCGAAGGCTGTGTAGAGCTGGAGGGTAGCGGCGAGGGAAAGGTCCGGGTCGGTCAGGCCGCTGCCCACCCACATGAGCTTGTGGCGGTTGATGATTTCAATCTGTCGCTTGTTGCTGGTGAGGCCACCGCAGCGGGAGGGCTTGCAGGCGATGCCGTCGATCATGTTCAGTGCGATGAATTGCTCCAGATCGGTGGGCGAGATCACGCCTTCATCCATCAGGATGGGGAGGGCGCCCTGCTTTTTCAGGGCCTGGTAGCCGAGGATCTGGTTTGGGCGCAGGGGGGCTTCGAGGATATCGACACCGGCGTCCGCCAGACGCGGAGCGGCCTGGAGCGCAGTTCCCGGGTCATAGCCACCATTGGCATCCGACCAGAGGAAACCATCGGGCGCGGCGGCGCGGGCGGCTCTGGCAAGTTCCACGTCGAATTCCGGATCGGGCGCGACCTTGATATTGAAGTTTTGGTAGCCCCGCGCCTTACCCTGTGCCGCGACCGCTTCCACGTCCTCGATCTTTTTGACGTTAAGTGTCCAGCTCAGGTCAATCGGGCCCTTCGGCTTCATCCCCCAAAGTTCACAAACCGGCTTGTTGCGAATGCGGCCCTGTAGATCCCATAGCGCGATATCCAGCCCGGCGCGGGTGATGGGCATACTTGTGCTGAAACCGGGGGCAATGGCCGCATCGAGTTTTTGATGGGCTTCGTTGATATTGCCGGCACGGTGGCCGATGAGCGCGGGGGCGAAGTAGTTCTTCAAGGCCGCCACTGCGGTTTCAAGAGTTTCGTCACTCCACTTGGCGATCGGAACCGATTGTCCCCAGCCGACCCCTTCGTCGGTGGTGATTTTGATGGTGATGCAGGCCCGCCCAGTCGAACCGTCGGGCCCGGCAAAGAATTTGAAGTAGCCCGTCATCGGGTAGCGGGAGGGGTAGAGGTCAATACGCCGGATCGGCCCGGCAATCGTGTGCCGTGTGTTGCCGAAAGCCGTGCCGGCAGCAGTCAGAGCCATACCGCCGGTAGTAAGTTGAACGAATTTTCGGCGGCTTAAATTCTGGTTCATTGCGGGGTAGGTTTTGGCGGATGTAGACCGGCTCAGATGAGCTTCAAGAGTTCATTGGTCGCAGGCACGTCTTTGATAATCTGGCTCGGGTCCGGACCGACGCCGATGTAGCGAAGGTTGGGTAAGCGGTCTTTGTGCTGGTCACCCTGATTGGCGACTTCGATGAGGGATTGCATGAGCCAGGCCACGTAGGTCCTGGCGTTATCCGGCAGATCCTCAAAGGAGCGCACATTCGAGATATCTTCGCTCCAGCCGGGGAGCATTTTATAGACCGGCTTGAGTGATTTGTGCATCTTGGCATTGCGGGGCACGTGGTGAATGACGTTGCCCTGCTTGTCTTCGTAGGCGGTGCAGATCTGAAGGTCACCCTGCCAGTCACCGGAGTGGGAGAGGGCGTCGAGCTTGTTGAGTACGAGGTCCTGATAGCCCCCATAGCGAAGAGCATCCCCCTTCTCGACGGCATCATACCAACCGACCATGCGCTGGCGGCCTGTGGTGGCGCCAAACTCGATCTTGCGCAATTTGGTGCTGAGGGGGTGGTCCAGATCGATCTCGGAGATAAAGGTATGGGTGCCGACTTTAGTATCGTAAGCCTTGCAACAGCCGATGTTGTGAATCGGCTGCGCCGGAATACCGGCCGATTGGAAAAACTCCGGGGTAAAGGTGTGCGAGGCGGTGACGTTGGGCGGGAAGCCGTGTCGCTTATCCAGCCAGTAAGCTTGGCCGAATTCGCCGATGATGTAGTTGCCCTTGTCTTGCTCGCGAAGCACCAACTCACGCACGTCGAAAATTTGAGCGGCGAGCTTTTGGCCCGCAGCCCAGTAGGCATCAATCAATGCATCGGTCTTCAGGGTGAATGGCGCTTCGCCCGCGAACTGTCCGAAGTCAAATTCCTCCGCTCCAACTTTGCCTTCCTCGATGATCTCGGCGTTGGCCCGCGCTTCGGCACCGCTCAGGGTCTCGAAAAACCTGGGCCAGCGATCCGGTCCGACCTGACAGACATGTTCAATCACGCGCATGGCCCGATCCACCCGGCCACGAAGTTTTTCGGCAAAGTGATCTTTCGAGCCAAGAAAGTCGGCGTAGTACACCTGGAACTGACCGACCTCGTCGAGATAGGCTGGGGTGATTCCCCGACCGGTCGAGCCGCGCGGGTCCCCGCCGAGGGCGTGGATACGGTAGTCTTCCCAGGCCAAATCGAGTAACCGGTGGGACAGGTCCGAAACGAGGCAACGCTCGTCAATCGCCAGGCGCTTCAGCGCAACGTGACCGTGCAGTTCCGCGTAAGCGCACTCCCAGAGAAACTTGCGAGGGTCCGCGACCACGCCCGAGCCGATGGGCAAGTAGGGCACATGTGGGTCCGCCACGCCACCGGGAAGCAAATTGAGCTTCAGTCCGGCCACGGTATGCCCCGAGTTGGAGCCTCCGTTGACTTTCATTACGGCCGCCACGGCGTCCTCACGTCCCGTGGATTCGCGGAGTTCGTTGACGATTTCGAGGATAACGCGACCTTTACCTTCATCTCCGGTGGAGATGCCGGTGTCGGCGATGAGTTGAGATGTGAATTTTGTGAGCATTGAGCTTTGTTATTGGCCCGCTAAAAAATGTGTCGTGGTTGCAAAGTAATTCAGAAAAGCAGTGTGACCATTTGAAAGAGTTTTCCTGACTGCAAATCTCAAAAGCAGAATCACGGGGTGATAGCAAGACACAGAAGCGCGCAGGCTCTAAAATCATGATGCGGGCCGGATGATAGGGGAATAGTTTGCGTGTCGGGCGATTTCGCGCAAGCTGCCCGTCATGACAAAAGTAAGCTGCCTTTTCTCTTTAATCCTCCTGAGTGCCACGACTGTTGCTTTGGCCAATCAACCGCCGCCGGTTCTAGAGATCGGCCAGCCGGCTCCCGACTTTACCCTCCCCGGGGTAGACGGTAAGAAACACTCGCTCGAGGATTTTGCGGAGGCGGAGCTGCTGGTGGTGATGTTTACCTGTAACCATTGTCCCGATGCACGGGCCGCTGCGCCCCGGATGGCGGAGCTCTATGAAAGATACGCGGGCAAAGGCGTCGCTTTTGTCGCCATCAGCGGGAACGACCCCAAAGCCTTGCGGCCCGACGAACTCGGTTACGGGGTTTATGGGGACTCTTTTCCCGAGATGAAACCTTTCGCCGAGAAAAACGGCTGGCAATTTCCCTACCTCTACGACGGGGACACGCAGAAAGTCATTTCGGCCTACGGAGGGCAGGCGACGCCACATGTTTTCATCTTCGATGAAGACCGGCTACTGCGCTATAATGGGCGGATTGATGATATGAAGCGAAGGTCCGGGCCTCTAGGGGAGAGCTACGTTGTCGATGCCATTGATGCTTTGCTTGCGGGTGAGGAAGTCGAAAACAAGACGACACGCGCCTTTGGTTGTTCGACCAAGTGGAGCTACAAACGAGACAGCGTCGCCAAGGACCAGGCGCGCTGGGAAGCCATCGAGGAAAAACTGGCCCTGCTGGATGCGGAAGCAGCCAAGTCGCTGGCAGCGAACACCACCGATAAGTTGCGAATCGTAAATTTCTGGTCCACCACCTGTGGCCCCTGCGTGGTCGAATTTCCCGACCTGGTTGAAACCTACCGCCGTTTTCAAAACCGGCCGGTCGAGCTGATCACCGTCAGCCTTGATCCCCTGGAAGATAAAGGGAAGGCCCTCAAGTTTCTCGAGAAGCAGCACGCCGCGCTCTCGCCCCGCACGGCCAAGTCGGTGCAGGAGGAGGGCCGAACCACCAACAACTATCTCTTCGATGGTAACCCCGACCATCTGGCTGAGGCCTTTGACCCGGATTGGGGCGGTGCCATGCCGCACACATTGATTATTGCCCCAGGCGGCGAGCTGCTCTGGCGTCATTCCGGAATGGTTGAGCCAGTCGAGCTACGAAGCCAGGTCGTAAAGTGGTTGGAGCGAAAGCGATAAAAAGTTATCGTTTCGACCGCCGGTATCCTCAGTATGGCTTGTCTGGTCGAATTTATTTCTTTCGGGTGAAATTGTGACTCCCCTGAAAGGTTAGTCACCAAACCCGAACCTCCAGTGACCCACACCATGAAATCTACTTTTTTACCATCCCTGTTATTGGCAGTTGTTTTCCACTTTTGCTCTCTGAGCGCCAGCGCCGAGGAAGCGTTGGTTCGCGGTGAAGACCTGATTAAAGTCCCGGAAAAGGCCGACGGGCTTTATCTTCACAACCTGTTTCAGGAAAATATGGTTCTCCAGCGTGGCAAACCGCTCAAGGTCTGGGGCTGGGCGGCAGCCAATGATTCAATTCAGGTTAGTTTTGCCGGACAGTCGCTGGCCGCCCGAGCCGATGCCGACGGCCGCTGGGCCGTAACTCTGGAGCCGCTTGAGGCAAATGGCACGCCTCGTTCGCTCGTAGTTAAGGGGCGGGACAAAGAGATCGTGTTGGACAACATTCTGGTTGGTGACGTTTGGGTACTCGGCGGCCAGAGCAATATGGCATTTCCCATTCATAAGGTGGAGAATGGTGAGCTGGAAATTGTCTCGGCGAATTTCCCCCAGATTCGTATGATCACCATTCCACACCTGACGGATGGGAAGTCGCGAGAAAACTTTCCTTCCATGTATCAGTGGAGCGACTGGTCATCGCGGCATTTTCGTCAGGGTTACTGGGATGTCTGCTCCCCTGAGACAGTGAAAGAGCTTTCTGCCATCGGCTATGTTTTCGGTCGTCGCCTTCACATGGCCAGTCAAGTGCCGATCGGTTTGGTCGATACCTCAATCGGTGGCACGACCGTAGAGTCGTGGACCTCGCGCGAGGCAGCCCGCATGGTGGATGATGCGGAAGTGAGTGAAATGCTTGACGAGTGGGATACCAATATAGCGGAATTCGACCCGAAGAAAGACTTCGAAGAACGATTGGCCAATTACGAGAGAAAGGTGGCCGAGCGAAAGGAGCAGGGCCGGGAAATTCCAAACCGCTGGAAGCGCCCGGTCGGAGAGCAGCCCGGACCCGTCGCGGACAGAAATCGCCCCGGCAACTGCTTCCAAGGCTTAATTCAACCTCTCGAGGGCATTCAGGTGAAGGGGGCCATCTTCCATCAGGGCTTTAACAACTGCTTTGACGGCTCCCGCGGGGCTCGGATCTACCGCGAGATCTTTCCTTTTATGATCGGTGCCTGGCGGAAAGCGTTTAACGATTCGGAGCTTCCTTTCGGTATCATTTCCCTTTGCACGGCAGACATGGCTCAGACCGAGGAGAACTACTGCGAGAAGATGGTCGACATCGGGCCGGAGATCCGTGCCGCGCAATACGAAACCTTCCGCCAGTTGGTCGATGCCGGTGATGAGAATGTGGGGTTTGCCAGCACTTACGACTTACGCCGCCGCTGGTTTCATCCTCAGTTGAAAGTGCCCGCCGGTGAGCGCATTGCCCGTTGGGCACTCGCCACCGAATACGGATTCGACAGTTTGAAGTGGATGCCTCCGGTGTTGGAAGAGATGAAGTCGGTCGATGGAGCGCTCCATCTCAAGTTCAATACCGATGTGATGGCAGTTGATGACGGTACTGAAATGGTTGGATTTGCCCTGGCCGGTGAAGACAAGGCCTACCACATGGCCGAGGTCGACCATCTGGTGACCGGTGAGAACAACAAAGGAGGTCCGGTACACGACCGCTCGGTCATCGTACTGACCAACCCCTTTGTCGAAACCCCGGTCCATTTTCGCTATGCCTGGGCCCGCAACCCGATGGGGAACATCCAACTGGGCCGTCATAACGACGTACCCCTGGCGACTCAACGCAGCGACCGCTGGAACCAGCGGGAAGGGCCCGTTTCAACGGAAGGCATGAACGACCGTCAGGCCAAGAACGCCATGCGTCAGGCTATGCGGGAGATAGATATGAAGCGCCGTCTCTATGAGGCCAGAGAGCTGATCGAGTCGCAGGAATAATTCGCCGATCCAGTCTGCTGGATTCGCTCTAGTTCGTGAATGTCACTATTTTGTAGGCGCGCCTCGTCGTAGTGTGCTGCCATAGCTACAAAAGACTGTGTCTGTCTACCAAAATTACTTCGATTTGGTATTGGAGGACATGGGTAATCGGTAGTCCATGGCAACTACCTTTTAGGTCGTGCTACTCGCTCTATTTCGATGCTTCCGTGTCGCTCGTTTTGACCGTGATTACGTCATGCGGCGAAGACTCACGCTGGCCGGCGGGGCTGACGCGAATGTAGCGTGCGTTGGCACGGAGCTGTGCCAAGTCACTGGCACCGAGGTAACCCATGCCGGACTGGATACCGCCGACCAGATCCCGGAGCACCCCGGAGAGCGAGCCGACCGATTCCTTGAGGGCTTCAATACCTTCGGCGGCGGCCTTGGTGGCGACGTCCTTCCGATCGTGCCCGTAGCGGGCGGCAGAACCCTCTTTCATGGCTGAGCTGCTGCCCATGCCGCGGTATTGCTTATAGAGTTTGCCGTTGATTTCGATGATTTGGCCCGGAGCTTCATTGCAGCCCGCGAGCAGGCTGCCACACATCACTCCGTCGGCAAGAGTCAGAGCCTTCACCATATCGCCGGATTTGGTGATGCCGCCGTCGGCGAGAATCGAGACACCCTTCTTCTGAGCCGCGATAGAGGCCACATAGAGCGCAGTCATCTGAGGGATCCCCACGCCCGCCACCACACGAGTGGTGCAGATCGAGCCGGGGCCCTGGCCTATTTTAACGGAGTTGGCTCCGGCATCCGCGAGGTATTCGACACCCTCCGCGCTAGTAACATTGCCGGCGATGAGTGTAAGATCGGGGAACTCCTCACGGATCATTTTTACCGAATCCCCGACACCCTTGGTAAAACCGTGTGCAGTCGATACTGCGATCGCATCCACGCCTTCATCAACCAACTTCCCTACATGTTCAAAGATACGGTCTCGATCGAGTGAGCCATCCGTCTTGCGATGTGCGGCTATGGCGGCCCCGCAGATGAGGCGAAAGTGGTCGTCGCGAGCCGGTTTGACCGACTGCTGGGATTCCGACTCGATCCGCTCGATGTCGGATAACGTGAACAGGCCGCGGAGACGGTCCTCATCGTCGACCACCAGCAGCTTATGGATACCCATGTGCTCGGTGAAGAACTTGTCCGCCACCTTAATCGGGTCCTTGGTGATGTCTTTTTCCAGAAGTGTGTAGATTTGGTCGCGAGGGGTCATGCCCTCGGAAACCAGGCGCGAGGCGTAGCGCGGCTTCACCACTCGTCCGGGGAGCAGCCCCAAGAGCTTATTGTTTTCGTCGACGACGGGGAAGGTACTGAAGCCGTAGCCGCGGTCGGCGATACGTTCGATAATTTCGCCGACCGTCTGATCCGGGCCGACTTTGATCGGCTCCTGAATGAAGCCGTGGATATGATTCTTCACCCGGGCGACTTCCTTGACCTGCTTTTCGTCGCTCATGTTGTAGTGGATCAGCCCCATGCCCCCATTGAGGGCCATCTGGATCGCCATCTTCGACTCGGTCACCGTATCCATGTCCGAGGAGATGACCGGGATCTGCAGTTCCAGAGTCTTGGAGAGGCGGGTGACGAGATTCGTCTGCCTTGGCAAAACCTCGGAGTAGAGCGTGGCCAGCGAAATGTCGTCGTAAGTCAGGCCGACCGGGAGGTTGCTGCTGAAAAACGCTTCAGCGGGCAGATAATAATCTTCGATCCTGGGTGTCGCAGGTGCTTTCATGTGCTGAATCCATCAAAAGATTGTCTTTTCTCAAGTAGGAAATGACATGAGAGGGCATGAATTTGAAGGTCGCATACCGTTCCTATCGACGGGATTTCCTCCAACCACTGAGAACGGCGCACGGCCAGTGGAAGGTCCGCGAGGGTTTTATTCTGCGGCTGGAATCGGAAAGCGCGGTAGCTTACGGTGAGATTGCTCCCATCCCGGATTTCGGCACCGAGACCGTTGAACGGGCGGCGAATTTTTTGAAGCAGTGGGCGGCCGACCCGATTATCATGCCCTCCGGCCTGCCTTGTTGCACCTTCGCACTGACCACGGCGCTGCAACAGCTCAAACAGCCCGCGACATCCTGTGGGCGGGATTACCGGGTGGCCGGCTTGTTGCCGGCCGGTCCTGATGCGCTTGATGTGGCCAAGAAAAAACTGGCAGGTGGCTATACCACTCTGAAATGGAAGATCGCCGTGCATGAATTCGAGGCCGAACGAGAGATTTTGAGCGACCTGTTACAGCTGCTTCCCGAAAAAGCTTCCATCCGATTGGACGCCAATGGAGGTCTGGGACAAAAAGATCTGGAAAACTGGTTGGAGGTTTTGGGGCAGAATGACGACCAAATCGATTATCTCGAACAACCCCTGCCGGCGGGAGAGGAGCGGGCTATGGCGGAGCTGAGTAAAGCGTCGAACGTGCCCATCGCTTTGGACGAAAGTTTGAATATGCCCGGTCGCGAGCGGTGGTTGACGCCTGATGCCTGGAAAGGACCGCTGGTAATCAAGCCATTGCTGATGGGAAATGTTTCGCCTCTTCTTGAGCAACTCCGGCCTTTGGCCGGCCAGTTGGTCTTTTCCTCCGTTTTCGAGACGGGAATCGGTTTGTTTCAGGCGCTCGATTTGGCCGACAACTTACCGGATATAAAATACGCCATCGGATTTGATACCATCGCCGCTTTTGACGATGATTTATCTGGGCTTGTCCCCGGACCAATTTTCCCGGCTGGAGCGCGAGCTAAAATTGACCTGGAATCGATATGGAACCAACTGCCCCATTCAAGCTAGACGAGCTGCGTCGCGACTGGATCGGTGGTGTCTCCGGCGAAGCATTTTACCGCCGGGTTCAGGATGCTCGTGTAAGCCTGAAGGAAACCGACGGGCCGGTTGTCATCAATGAAGGGGAGCCGGTTGCCTTCGCGGTAAAGTTCTTTGCTGCCGCTTCGATAAGCCTCCCCATCGTATTGGTCAATCCGAAGTGGGGTGCCAAGGAACAGAGTGAATTCGATACCTTGATGGCCTCGGATGAACCGGAGCCCGGTTCCATTTCGATTCCCACCGGCGGGACGACCGGAGGGGTCAAGCTGGCTATCCACGATTGGAAGAGCTTATCCTCCGGTGCCCGTGCGGTGCAGGCTTTTCATGGGGGCGGGCCTGTCGACGCCTGCTGTGTGCTGCCGCTTCATCATGTGAGCGGACTGATGCAATTGGTACGAGCCTTCGTGTCCGGCGGGAGGATACGCTTCGAGGCAAGCGAGATCGAAGGGAGCTGCCTTTCGCTGGTGCCGACGCAACTCCAGCGAATGATGGAAGATGCGAATAGTATCCAAAAATTAAATAGATCTAAAGTTATATTTGTTGGTGGGGCAGGGATGCCTGAAGTTGTGGCTGAGAGGGCCCGTGAGCTGAAGCTGCCCGTGGTGCCGGTGTATGGGATGACGGAGACCGCGGCCATGATCGCGGCGGTTCCCAATGCAGACTTTCTCGCCGCTTCCGGTGCGGGTGCTGTTATGCTGGGGGATACGCAGGTCAGTATTGAGCCGTGTGGTTCGATTCGTGTGCGTACCAGCTCACTCTTCAAGGGCTATCTCGGCGGCGAGCGTGTCGATAAGGCAGAAGGCTTCCGCACCGGGGATGCCGGTTGGCTCGATGCGCATGGTCGCTTGCACCTTCAAGGGCGGATGGATCAGCTCATCAATACAGGAGGCGAGAAGGTGGACCCTGCCGAGGTGCAAGATGCGCTAATCGGGATCGAAGGCATCGCGGAAGCCAGGGTCCTGGGGGAACCGGACGAAGAGTGGGGCGAGATTGTGGTGGCTCATGTCAGGACCGGAGCAGAAGGAGCCGTGTTGGGCGAGTCCGATATTCTTGTCTCGCTGAAGAATAAGCTCAGCCCGTTCAAGGTGCCCAAGCGAATCATCTTTTATTAAATCACTTAGTGCTGGTGTGGTGTTTGACGACGCCGCTTCGTTCACGGGCTTCGATGCACTGGGTGCTCCCGGCGGCAAATCGACGGCAGACTTCCGGGCGTGTCGCATAGATACTGCAGAGCTGGTCCTGCAACAGGAATGCGCAACGCTGATGAAAGGGCAGGGGGTAAAGTTGGTAGACTTTATCTTTGGTCGCCAGGTGTGGTTCCAGTCGACGTGTTTCCGATTTGATTCTTATTTCCTGCTCGGCGTCTTCTGCGCTGGCAAAGATCGGGAAACAGCGGCAACAGGCGCCGCAATTCGTGCAATCATACTCACTGGTTTGAGCCATGCGTCAGGGCATCAGCTCAACGCCGAATTTTTTCCCGATCCAGACTGTTATCAGAAATGAAATGAAGGTTACGATGACCCCGACACCAAGCGTGAGCCAGAAGTTACAGCCTTTGCGCAGCATGATCGGCATCTGGGCAAACATCGGTAAAGTCGGTACGACGAACCAAAGGGTGTAATAGGCATGGTTCGCGATTTTTTCGACGCTTTGATTTTCGATGTATAGCCAGATCATGACCATTATGGTGACAAAAGGCAGTGCGGCGATCAGGGCGCCAATTTTTTCGGTGCGCTTCACAATCTCCGATACCAGAACGATGATGAAGGAGGTCACCAGAAACTTTGTGATGAGTAGTGCCATGTCGGTCAGTTTGCTAAAAGTGATGGCCTGTACAATCCAAGAATACGCGCAGCATAGTGAGCCACTGCATGCGTTGAGCGAAGGGTCTTATGCCAAACGCTCTGCTGAACCTTCGCCAAGGAAGCGGAACTCAATCTGGCAGCCTTTTAAAGCAGTCAGCTACCAAACACTGAGTAGCTCATCCGCCGCTTTGCGGCCGAGGTCCCGGGCGAGTCGCGGGATCGCGTTGAATTCCGATTGGATCAGGCCCTGCGTATTGGCAGCGCCGGCCCCTGCGTAGGGATCGTAGACGTAAGCCTTGGAGCGTGCCTGCACTCGGCGCTCCTGAAACAGGTATTCTCCGCTGCGCTGGTCGAAGAGATCGAGCTGCAATTGCAAGGTGAGGTCGAAATCCTGCGCAACTTCCGTATCATCCTGACTTCGGGTTGCGGCCCGACGGCTGTAGTCGGTCAAGGTTAACATTAATACGGCGTCCGCTTCGCTGCGGTTGGCGATCAACTTGACCCGTCCGTCACGGATCACCGCTTCACGAACCTCCGAGCTGACCAGTGCCTGCGCCTGAGGCGCGAAGCTATCGTTCTTAGCTGGCTGGATGAAAATGGTCTCAAAAGGGAGCTCGGCGGGATGCCCCAGCTTGTAGGACTTGCAGCCAACCGTGAAGCCCAGCGTCAGAAGGGTGAGCAGGGCGCATACTTTGTAGAGCATCTTATGTGGCGGAGCGATCATGCTGTGAAGAACGGCTCGTCTAGTCGATGAGGAGCAGGGAGCGCACGATTTGTGCGCCGGAGATAGGACGGACGCCGGCTTCAACATCTTCGATACGCGCCCGGGCTTCATCGGCAGCTTCGGATTCAGGTGCGATGGTGACCGTTTCGTTGTAGAATGTGAGTGCCGCCGTGTTGTTATTGCGGTAATAGTAAAAGAAGTCGCCTAACTTAAGGCGGCTTTCCGCGAGCAGATTCTGCATGGCGGCCAGATTGGCCTCAACATCGCCGACATAGTTGCTTTCCGAGAAGAGGATGAGAAAGTCTTCGTAATAGCTAATGGCCTGACGGGTCGCGCCCTGGTCATATTCCGGCCCCTTTACCAAACTGGAGTAAGTTTCCGCCATGTTGTAGTAGGCGTCCGGTGCGAGCATGCTTTGCGGGTAGTAGTTGATCAACCGGTCGAGTGCATCGATGGCGACATCGGGCTCGTCCTGTTTCTCGGCCACCAGTGCGATATTCATGAGAGCCAGTGGGGCGTAGTCGCTGTAAGGGCCGTTGCGAACGACGGTCTCGAATTGTCGAACTGCCTCATCGTATTGGCGAAACCCCGGAATGATCCAGAGGATGCGGCCCCGGGCACCTTCCATCAGCGCGGTCGCACACTCAAACTGGGCGCTGATGACTTGGTTGAATTGTTCAAACTCAGGATTCTCGGTAACAACTTCCTGGAGTGTTTCGAAAGCTTTCTTCCATTTGCCTTTGGTCATCAGAATCCGGGCCCGAAGGTAGCGTGCTTCGCCGGCTGCCTTGGTTGTGCCATAGCGTTTGATGACTTTTTTGAACCGACTGTGGGCGCGGCCGGTGTTTCCGCTTTCAAGCGCGGCTTTACCGCTTTCGACCAACGAAGATGCAGCGACTTCGTCCGCATTGCTGGCGACGTTAATGGCGAGGGCTTCCTCTTCGGCTTCACCATCGAACCAGTCGAAAGGATTGAGGCCCATCTGGGCAGTGAGTTGGCCTGCGCCAGCGAAGAGAAGAACAAACAAAAAGAAGGAGAGTCGTTGCATAAGCGTTATTACCATTTCACCAGAGAGGCGCCCCAGGTCAAGCCTGCCCCAAACGCCACCAGCAGAATCAGATCGCCGGATTTAATGCGCCCCTTCCGTACTGCTTCGTCGAGTGCGATGCCGACAGATGCGGCCGAGGTATTCCCATAGCGGTCGAGGTTGTTATGAAAATGATCCATTGAGATACCCATCCGCTTAGCGAGGCTCTCGATGATACGCATGTTGGCTTGGTGAGGAATGACAAGGTCAACATCCTTCGTCTCGTAACCGTGTTCCTCCAGAACCTGGAGGCTGGCCTGTTCCATGACTCGGACTGCCAGTTTGAAGATTTCCTTGCCGTTCATCTTCAGGAAATGTTGCCGCGCGTTGATTGAATCGCTTGATGCGGGAATCGCCGTGCCGCCACCGGGCTGGCAGAGAAG comes from Coraliomargarita sinensis and encodes:
- the guaB gene encoding IMP dehydrogenase, with the translated sequence MKAPATPRIEDYYLPAEAFFSSNLPVGLTYDDISLATLYSEVLPRQTNLVTRLSKTLELQIPVISSDMDTVTESKMAIQMALNGGMGLIHYNMSDEKQVKEVARVKNHIHGFIQEPIKVGPDQTVGEIIERIADRGYGFSTFPVVDENNKLLGLLPGRVVKPRYASRLVSEGMTPRDQIYTLLEKDITKDPIKVADKFFTEHMGIHKLLVVDDEDRLRGLFTLSDIERIESESQQSVKPARDDHFRLICGAAIAAHRKTDGSLDRDRIFEHVGKLVDEGVDAIAVSTAHGFTKGVGDSVKMIREEFPDLTLIAGNVTSAEGVEYLADAGANSVKIGQGPGSICTTRVVAGVGIPQMTALYVASIAAQKKGVSILADGGITKSGDMVKALTLADGVMCGSLLAGCNEAPGQIIEINGKLYKQYRGMGSSSAMKEGSAARYGHDRKDVATKAAAEGIEALKESVGSLSGVLRDLVGGIQSGMGYLGASDLAQLRANARYIRVSPAGQRESSPHDVITVKTSDTEASK
- a CDS encoding o-succinylbenzoate synthase gives rise to the protein MNLKVAYRSYRRDFLQPLRTAHGQWKVREGFILRLESESAVAYGEIAPIPDFGTETVERAANFLKQWAADPIIMPSGLPCCTFALTTALQQLKQPATSCGRDYRVAGLLPAGPDALDVAKKKLAGGYTTLKWKIAVHEFEAEREILSDLLQLLPEKASIRLDANGGLGQKDLENWLEVLGQNDDQIDYLEQPLPAGEERAMAELSKASNVPIALDESLNMPGRERWLTPDAWKGPLVIKPLLMGNVSPLLEQLRPLAGQLVFSSVFETGIGLFQALDLADNLPDIKYAIGFDTIAAFDDDLSGLVPGPIFPAGARAKIDLESIWNQLPHSS
- a CDS encoding AMP-binding protein codes for the protein MEPTAPFKLDELRRDWIGGVSGEAFYRRVQDARVSLKETDGPVVINEGEPVAFAVKFFAAASISLPIVLVNPKWGAKEQSEFDTLMASDEPEPGSISIPTGGTTGGVKLAIHDWKSLSSGARAVQAFHGGGPVDACCVLPLHHVSGLMQLVRAFVSGGRIRFEASEIEGSCLSLVPTQLQRMMEDANSIQKLNRSKVIFVGGAGMPEVVAERARELKLPVVPVYGMTETAAMIAAVPNADFLAASGAGAVMLGDTQVSIEPCGSIRVRTSSLFKGYLGGERVDKAEGFRTGDAGWLDAHGRLHLQGRMDQLINTGGEKVDPAEVQDALIGIEGIAEARVLGEPDEEWGEIVVAHVRTGAEGAVLGESDILVSLKNKLSPFKVPKRIIFY
- a CDS encoding YkgJ family cysteine cluster protein is translated as MAQTSEYDCTNCGACCRCFPIFASAEDAEQEIRIKSETRRLEPHLATKDKVYQLYPLPFHQRCAFLLQDQLCSIYATRPEVCRRFAAGSTQCIEARERSGVVKHHTSTK
- a CDS encoding DUF3147 family protein; protein product: MALLITKFLVTSFIIVLVSEIVKRTEKIGALIAALPFVTIMVMIWLYIENQSVEKIANHAYYTLWFVVPTLPMFAQMPIMLRKGCNFWLTLGVGVIVTFISFLITVWIGKKFGVELMP
- a CDS encoding LPS assembly lipoprotein LptE, giving the protein MIAPPHKMLYKVCALLTLLTLGFTVGCKSYKLGHPAELPFETIFIQPAKNDSFAPQAQALVSSEVREAVIRDGRVKLIANRSEADAVLMLTLTDYSRRAATRSQDDTEVAQDFDLTLQLQLDLFDQRSGEYLFQERRVQARSKAYVYDPYAGAGAANTQGLIQSEFNAIPRLARDLGRKAADELLSVW